In Fusarium fujikuroi IMI 58289 draft genome, chromosome FFUJ_chr02, the genomic stretch gcacATGCTGCTCAAGCCGCGCGACGAGCATCCCAGAGATCGAATGGTCACGACGGAGCCGACTCACCAATCTCCCGCACGGGTACGCCCTCTATGTACGCGCATGGCCTGTCCCAGTTTATGGTCGACGACCCTTATCAGACCGGCTTTGTCGCAACAGGGGAAGGTCGCGCGTCATCTCCCACGAACGGGGATCGCAAAATGGACGCGCCACAGACGCATGAGCAGCTTATTGCGCACAACTCAAGCCTGAAGACGCGGGTCAGCGAACTCGAAGTGATCATTGAGCTTTTCCGAGGCCGCCTTAGCCAACTTGAGCAACAAGAAGCTGTCGTTAGAAGCGGACAGCAGTTAAACCAGTTGCGCTCTCAACTGGAGCAAACACAGGAGAGCGAGGCTCAGCTACGCCGACAGCTCGAGGATAGCCACCGACGAGAGAGTAGCCTCAAGCGACGTCTAGATGACCTTGAGCTCGAGcttcaagctttccaaggaGCCAGCTTGGCCCCTGGAGAGAGACCCGCTAAGAGACCACGTACCCTTGAAGAGCCCACAAAGACACAAGCAGAGGCCGATATTGAGGCGGCTGCTGAAGCATTGCTGGCTTCGGAAGCCTCTAGACCGAGCGAGGCTGTCGAATCTGCCCCTGTCGTAGATGCTCCTGAGCCAACCGAGCTACCACAACATTCTGAGGGCTCAAAAGAGGATTCTGTTCCCAAAACCGATAATGAGATCGAGGCCGCTGACGTTCCGATTGATCCTAACATGCCCGTAATTGATGATGTTTCCCAACCTGCGGCCGCAGAAGAAACAACGAAAacggaggatgttgagatccCTGACGCACCCGATGCATCTGAAGCACCTAGCGCGCCTGAAGCAGCTGAGGCAGCTTATGTCGCTGCCACTGCTGAAGCTTCTGCCACCGACGACGCCTCTCCTGAGGCTACTGAAGGGACAGAAACTCCTGCGCCCGCTACTGCAGCTACATGAGAAGAGTGATGTTGTAAACGTCTCCGATTAGTAACGAAATGAACTTGATATCCGCGTCAGTCGTTTAACTGACGTATCATTTGTCATTGATCCAACGCTACTGTCAGATTCATTGCTCGGTGTCTCGGGCACCAATTACGACTCATCTTGATTTATACCCCCCCGTGCGAGGCGTTTATCGCCTTTGCCTTTTTTCatcctttttttttcatgATATACCTCCTAGCGGCAAGGGCAGCGAGGATTCTAGGCGTTTTGGCCTGTTTGTTTCCAAGTACAAGAGATGATTGAGGGGCATACAAATGTTTTAATGGGATGAATGCGAATGCGAAACTCGGTACGAGGATTCAGTCAGTCTTGGGAGTGTGGGACTTCTCGGGTGCATGCATGTGCgagagaggagatggagaataTGGTAGTTGTCCAAAAGTTTAGCTGCTCTTGCAATGGAAAATAGACCCTGGCTTTGATTCATCACTTATCTGATATGATATTGATAGCATACCTAACTCGTGAAGCATGGCGTAGAATGCGGTAAGCCTCAATCCGTTAGGTAACTCGGACCGCCAATTTATTCACCTGCATGATTGTATCCAtgccttctctctctctctaaaCTAAGGTAATTTCTGGTCTCTTGAATTTCCTGTATTGCCTGTCTTTCGTTCTCCTGACAGTGATTGCCAGTGATTAACTGTCGCAGTCACGTGCTCCAACAAAGATGATACAGAGTAACAGAATAACACAAGGTCCCCTCCAACCAACACAGAGAGATCACGCAAAGTATTCATTCCATCGACAAGATCCCCAGTATCAGCTCTGCCGCTTCAGATCGCAAATTATCAGGGCCAGTTTCACATTACTCAATTCACTGGTGTTTATCCCATTCTCAGCTCACGCTTCGCGATGCCCACAGTACCTACTCGAGGTGGCCCCTCGGGATCGCGGCCCACGTACTCAGGCGGAAAGGTTGTACCTTTCCAGAAGAAAGGTCAAGCTATCCGTGGCGCTTCTGGTAAGACGGTCCTAGGAGGTCGTCGCCATCGGTAAAGTCAACCCCAAGGCTAAAGCAAGACAGTGGAATTGTATACTAACAGCCTCATAGCAAAATTCTTCGAGATTCAATTCAAGGAGTCAGTAAGTTATACCACTCATCTCTCCCTAAAGATCACCGCTAACAAAATAATCCAGCCAAGCCCGCTATCCGGTTAGTGAATCATATCCACCTCTATCTACCTGAGACATATGAGCATCAATACTAACATTGTGAAACATAGACGCCTAGCGCGCCGTGGAGGTGTCAAGCGTATTTCAGCTGGAATCTACGATGAGGTCCGAGCTGCTCTTAAATCGCGTCTTGAACAGGTATGTAATATGCGTACAGTGCTTCATTTGATCTACCTGTACTAATGTCCTTATCAGATCCTCCAGATGTGCGTTATCTACGTCGAATACCGAAACGCGAAGACGGTGACAGTGCATGACGTGAGTTTTTTTGCACTGGCTGCCACTGTTTAAGAGCACTGACTGACAAACATATTAACAGGTCATCCACAGCCTTTCGCGTTTTGGTCGACCAATCTATGGTTTTGATCCAGACACATACGATGGACAAAACAGACCCAAGGCCTAGATTCAAATCATTCCAGCGAAATCGGCTTTTTATGTGTCTTTCATTTGATATGAGCGGTGTTGGGCGTCATTTTCTCGCATTGTTTTTAGCATGTTGGACCAGGTTGCGAGTTTAATACCATGAGCATTTGTGGACGGATAGCGAAACAGAAAAACTGTCATACGGAAAAAAGGCATAGCCTGTTCAGGAGAATCGAAAGATTGATTGATATTGGTCATGAGCTGTGCCATAACCTGATAAATTATGAACTTCTGTAAACGAAAGGAATATGGTATGATCTGGGGTATCTCAAGTGACAGTACGAGTAGTAGGTACGGCatcaaaaaaagaaaagaatatgaaaaagaaaaaaaaaaaagaaaagaaagaaagaaagagagtcGCTCCTCCGACCATTACATGCTTTCTCCGGTAGCATCTTTGTCTCCCCTGACCCAGAGACTATACTCTAGTGTGTCCCCTCTTCTAGTGGTATCTTTGTAGCTGTTTAGTGGTTGTAACTTCTTTCCGTCGAGTGCATCGTCTTCTGGGGTATTCGTTCAAAGCAGTCTTTaaatcttctccttgtcgtctcccattcctcctcatctcatcatcgtcatctcgtGTAAGCGCGTCCTGTTGATGACGAACTCGTCGATAGATGTTCTTCATCCCTGGATCATGTGGAATGATGGTTGGCCAACTCATCTGATCTACCTCCTCTTCTTAACCAAGTCCCAGTTGGACAAGATACCATCCAAAGCCCTGGTAGCTCGAACCTCATCACGTCGGAAGGGAGCGTTGAAAATGCCGGGAAGGAGCATGGCGCTGTTGGCATGCTCTTGGGCGAATCCAACTTCAGCATCCTTTCCACAACGTTCCTTGGTAACACGAACAGCCTCCTGGAGGAGATCCTTTCCAACGCCCTTTCCACGGTAGTTGAGGTTGGTGGTCCACGCGCGAATGACACCCTTGCCTCCTCGCAGAGAAAGCGATCGTCTGCGTCTGTGGTTAGAGGTCGGGTTGGGCTCAAGGCGAAGAACGAGGGTCCCGATGATGTCTTCGTTCAGTCGAGCAGCCAGCAGGGTATCCTCCTCTCCGTCATCAGCACGTAGCCAGTTCCATCGTAAGCGCTCAGCCAGGGAAATATAACCGTTGGCCAAGTAACGAATACCCATAAGGTAGCTCATGATTACGCCACAAGAAACCGTCATACCGAGTCCTGAGTCACGAGTAACGCCGCCGAAGTGATAAATGGCAGCCAGGGTTGCCGATAGGCCAGCAAGACAAAGCGGGTGGAAAACGAGGTTCAAAGAGGCTCTTTGGCGCATCTGAGCAATCGAGTCGGCAACGAGGCGCATGCCCTCAACCTTGTCTTGAGGCTTGTCGAGAACCTCAAGAGACAACGGCTCGATGTCATCGTCGTTGTCGAGACCAAAGTATGGCGTAGAAGCTGCAAGCGGAGAGGGAGATGGCGGGacaaaagaggaaaagggaaCAGATGGACCGAATTGCGGGGTGCTGGTGGCTGAAGTCATTGCCGAGTGGAGGACAAGGTTGGCGCGGAGGAATGTGAAGAAAGCTATAGTTGCGATGTTAGTCATGGTGTTTTGATTTACACATTTTGGCTCCGTCAAGGTTTATTTGTTCCCAAGCCGGCCGTATTGAATATGATTCATGACGGAAACATAACAACAAAATCCATGGTGTCTAGAGCTCACTGAAGCTACAGAACGAATAGTCCCAACGCCTAAACGTCGAGTTCGTGACCACCAAGTCTAGCCTATGATCTGTCGTGTGCTCAAGGTTGTGACCAGGGTAGGCTTCGATGGTGGCCATAGTAACCGAGCGACAGGGGCCTCTTACACCAGGACAAGGCCCtgaaagaacaaagagaaaatTGTAAGAAATCAGAGAAACTCACCAGCACTGGTCTTCAAAACCGGAACAGCACCAACTCTATCGACAACTGTGCTTGGGTGGCAGGTCCTCAGATCAAGCTCTCGAATAGCAATATGCTGAGGACCTTCCATGGTGGTGTAGGTGGCCATGGTGAGATATGGCGTATTAGACTACCTTAGATAGGTACTGGAGGTAGAAAGGAAGAATAAGATAAGAGCAGTCAAAGATGATAGAAGGAAGCCAGCCTTCAGAAACAAAGTGGACTGGGGAAGACAATAAGGGTGTAATATAATAGGATGATTAGAAAGTCGAGATGTGATTATGTTTAACAAACAATAGGTcgagggaggaagagggagacGGGAGAGAAATAGATCGAGACGAGTCCgggggaagaggaagagatttCAAAGTTTCGAGAAGGGTAGGGTCGTCAGCTCCTGCAAGTCGAAAAATAGGCTTGGGAACGACCCGACGCTCTGGTGGCCGTAgcgtctttttctttttcgaATGCGACACACTCTGCATTAAGATCCTTGCATAGTGCGGCGCTGTCACGGCGTCGAGGCCGGATCCCTGGGCCCTTGGCTCATCCCTGAACTCGTTGGTTGGCGCCTTTCTGCCTCTATTTCTCTCGTGTGTGTCTGTATCTCGCGAGTTTAGAGAGATAAATGGTCTGTTTTGTTCCCTCTAGCGTGGATGCGGGATGGTGGAATCACTAGTAGCTGATTCTAGGCGGGTTTGCACATGTGGTagtggtggtgttgatgtccGTCATGGTTGCGTGACAAGATACGCTATCTCGTCGAGCGATATCAATCGTCGTTGGCCCGGTCTCTCGAGAAGGATTCGGTGTAGTGGTGCACTTGCTGTAACGTACATATGTACTGTGGTTCCGTCACAGTATCTTCACTTTTGATAATGATACCTATGCACCCCTCTTTTGCCTTATCTTCAAAACCTCACCCAATAAAAAGCATATCTTGTCTCTTTACCGTCGTGTCCCAAGTTCAGAGCTTCACACTTCCCCTCCCAATGTAACTAATCATCAGTAACCAACCTCATCAGAGGCGTTGTCtctcgtctcgtcttttTGTTGAATGACACAACAGGGGGCATTTCAGCCTTCAGCCCCTCATCTCCACTTGGTTCCCAGCAACAAACGACCAGAAGCGGGGAGCCGAGACGACCAGCGGCCCAGAGCATGTTAGTTTATCGTTGGTGCCCTGTAGTCTCATAACGTTCAGGTTGGCCCATGCGAAATCGAAATTCCACAAGCACGCGACGGCCAGTCAATTAAATTTGATTTGATCCTGCCTTGACCATGCTTGGGCCCCAGCTGTTCGATTGGAAATAAAGGGCTCACCTGGTCCCGGGGCAGGTTATAACGCAGCCGAGTAAGGCATGATTTCAAGGTGTGAGTGGACACACTGATAGCCCGCCTACGTTGGCTCTAAAACCAACATCTGCAACCTTCATATGCTTGAAGTTTTTGACCATCGGGCGATATCGATATCACTGATGCACAGGTCAAACTTTCATACAGAGGACAGATAGTAAATCGCCGCTTGGCACCCGGTTTGAACGCGCGACATGTTCCGTAGCGGCCTTTGCAGCTCGATCGTCAGGGGCCAGTGAAATCTGTTCCCAACAGCTGAATAGTCTAGATAGTCTAGACCAGCGACAACGGTGTCTCCTCATTGCACTAACCGTGCCGGCGCCGTTGTCTTGACGCCATCTCTCTCATACGGCAATAGTCATATGAGGAGTAACCAGCCAATCCAATAGTTCAGGTTGATACGTTATATGTCGCTTGGTTCGGCTATCAACATCTCGGTGGTTGCAGCAAGAGTTGATCGTCCTTGACGTGACAGTTTGAAGCAAGAAACAATGTCGGAGGATGTTCAAACGTGTTCAAAGTGGTAATCTCTATGTTGGATCAACTCCACTGCTGACGTATCCAGCATATCCCTGGTTGCAAAAGGTGTTAACGCGCCAGCCAGCCATAACGCACAGAGGGGAAGGAAACCATTCGTGACAAGCATCTACCACCTAAGCGACGGATGTGTGGGGGAACAACCGAGGATGATTTCATTAACGCCGCCTGAGAACGCGAATCCTTCGTTGTTACCAACGGTAACCGATTTGCTCGGAATCCTTTGGCCAAAGTTTGTGCTTTTAGCCGCATGAAAGTATGTGATAGTAACTTAGTAGGTTTGAATAGTTATCGCTCTCTCCCACTTGCCGTACTGGCTCTAGCACAGTACGCggctcaacaacatcgtTGACGTTGGTCGT encodes the following:
- a CDS encoding probable GATA type zinc finger protein asd4, giving the protein MEEDGAQLLQQTGLDPISRPDSTSTSASASLPHVLPGISALAAANAATEATSQLRASAAPSPAMYATASPAATSGGSGSTMPTCQNCSTSTTPLWRRDEFGSVLCNACGLFLKLHGRPRPISLKTDVIKSRNRVKTMRPDLANKKKQQQQQQQAAAQGFPTTDANGFDTTGQAAAAAAHAAQAARRASQRSNGHDGADSPISRTGTPSMYAHGLSQFMVDDPYQTGFVATGEGRASSPTNGDRKMDAPQTHEQLIAHNSSLKTRVSELEVIIELFRGRLSQLEQQEAVVRSGQQLNQLRSQLEQTQESEAQLRRQLEDSHRRESSLKRRLDDLELELQAFQGASLAPGERPAKRPRTLEEPTKTQAEADIEAAAEALLASEASRPSEAVESAPVVDAPEPTELPQHSEGSKEDSVPKTDNEIEAADVPIDPNMPVIDDVSQPAAAEETTKTEDVEIPDAPDASEAPSAPEAAEAAYVAATAEASATDDASPEATEGTETPAPATAAT
- a CDS encoding related to histone H4 — its product is MPTVPTRGGPSGSRPTYSGGKVVPFQKKGQAIRGASGKTVLGGRRHRKILRDSIQGVTKPAIRRLARRGGVKRISAGIYDEVRAALKSRLEQILQMCVIYVEYRNAKTVTVHDVIHSLSRFGRPIYGFDPDTYDGQNRPKA